From Drosophila suzukii chromosome 2R, CBGP_Dsuzu_IsoJpt1.0, whole genome shotgun sequence, a single genomic window includes:
- the PpY-55A gene encoding serine/threonine-protein phosphatase PP-Y, with translation MVLTPQEVDCIIKELTSLNGNDCTLAEDLIERLIQDTREVLMCQPMLLELETPVKICGDIHGQFTDLLRIFKACGFPPKANYLFLGDYVDRGKQSLETICLLFAYKVKYPLNFFLLRGNHECASINRIYGFYDEVKRRHTVRLWRRFTDCFDWLPVAAVVGDRIFCCHGGLGPSLRRLEQICLLRRPTDVPDEGILCDLLWADLNHTTEGWGHNDRGVSFTFDEVIVQSFLKAHDLDLMVRAHEVVEDGYEFFANRHLVTIFSAPNYCGLMNNAGGVMSVSQELLCSFVIIQPSHKCKVDKEKDK, from the coding sequence ATGGTCTTGACCCCTCAAGAAGTAGATTGCATCATAAAGGAGCTGACATCTCTAAATGGCAACGACTGCACACTTGCAGAAGACCTTATCGAGAGACTCATTCAGGATACACGTGAAGTGTTAATGTGCCAACCGATGCTACTAGAATTGGAGACTCCGGTGAAAATCTGCGGCGATATTCATGGTCAGTTTACGGATCTCCTGCGCATTTTCAAGGCATGTGGGTTTCCCCCGAAGGCAAACTACTTATTTCTCGGGGACTACGTGGATCGGGGCAAGCAATCCCTGGAGACGATCTGCCTGCTGTTCGCCTATAAGGTCAAGTACCCATTGAATTTCTTCCTGCTCCGTGGAAATCACGAGTGTGCCAGCATCAATAGGATTTACGGATTTTACGATGAGGTTAAGAGAAGGCATACAGTGCGTTTATGGCGGAGATTCACGGATTGCTTCGACTGGCTTCCAGTGGCCGCGGTTGTTGGAGATCGCATCTTCTGCTGCCATGGAGGTTTAGGTCCATCTCTGCGAAGACTGGAGCAGATCTGCCTGCTCCGGCGACCCACGGATGTTCCAGACGAGGGCATCCTGTGCGACCTCCTTTGGGCGGATCTCAATCACACCACCGAGGGATGGGGCCACAATGATCGGGGTGTCAGCTTCACCTTTGATGAGGTAATTGTGCAGAGTTTCCTGAAAGCCCATGACCTGGACTTAATGGTTCGTGCCCATGAGGTCGTGGAGGATGGCTATGAGTTCTTTGCCAACCGCCATCTGGTCACCATCTTTTCAGCCCCGAACTACTGCGGTCTTATGAACAATGCCGGCGGAGTGATGAGTGTGAGCCAGGAATTGCTCTGCTCCTTTGTTATTATCCAACCGAGTCATAAATGCAAAGttgacaaagaaaaagacaagtga